ACGCACGATCTTGTGGATCTTTTTCATTGCCAGTTACACGGCGAGGTCGCGCTCGACATCGTGAATGTCGTACGAGAGCTTATTCTGCGTGACGGCGTCTCCATCTACGATGAGCAACAGCATCGGGGGACGCTGCGCCATTTAGTCGTTCGGGAAGGTTTTTCTTCTAAGCAGTTGATGCTTATTTTTGTCGTGAATGATAAAGAGGCGGACGATGTGATCCGCTCCTGGATCCCTCTCTTAAAAAGGGTCGTGCAGAAGCGTGGCATGGCCCTCCAAAGTGTTTGGATAAATGACATGGATACGAAGGGCAATCGAATTCTGTCTTCGAATTACCGCTTGTCAGAGGGCGAGGAATCGATTACGGAGACGATAAATGGTGTGAGCTATAACATTTCACCGGATAGTTTTTTCCAGGTAAATCCCATCCAAGCGGCGGTCCTTTTTGACCAGGTGGTCAAGATGGCGGCTTTGCAGCCTGATGAAAAGGTGCTCGATCTTTATTCGGGTGTGGGGGCGCTCGCATTACAGTTAGCCAGTGCCGCTCAAAATGATCCTTCGATTTCAATTACGGGGGTCGATTTAGTGCCCCTGGCGATTCTTGACGCGAAGGAGAATGCCAGGATAAATAATCTTAAGAAGCTGCACTTTATCGCTGAGGACGCGACTTCTTGGCTGAACGATTATGAAAATGACCCTGACAAAAAGCCTTTCGATGTCATTGTGGTGGATCCTCCGAGGAAGGGATTGGACCCGGAAGCGATTGATGTGATGAATCGTTCGGGGGCCAAAAGGATCGTCTATGTGAGCTGTAATCCTTCGACCTTAGCGCGTGACCTCAGTTTATTAAGTGACATGTATTCGGTATCTCGGGTGCAGCCTGTGGATATGTTTCCGAGGACGATGCATGTGGAGACGGTAGTATTGATGTCAAGAAATGGCTGAAAAGCCTTGAAATCAAGGGATTAAAAGACTGGTGAGTTCGTGAAAATGAGTGTCAAGAAAGCATGCTAATAAAAAATGGAGTCTGGAAAGGTATGGTTGTGTGTACAGGTTAGATAACAGGTATTTTTTCGCTCTTGAGACTGTACGTTAGATGTTTTTTGCTGCTGAGACAGTGAAATGGATGTTTTTTGAGGTGGAGCGTGTGGAGTAGATGTTATGAAAGCAAAAATAGGATTTGCAAGCGAGGAAAATTATGAATGTATATAATTTTTGGAAAGCCGTGCTGACGCAAGACGAGCAGACACTTAGGATGTACTTTCATGAAGACGCTTCTGTTAATTGGCATTGTACCAATGAGCACTTCAGTGTTGATGAGTTTTTAATTGCTAACTGTGAATATCCCGGTGATTGGGATGGGAAGGTTGAACGACTTGAAGTGCTGGATGACTTGCTCATAACGGTAACAAAGGTGTACTCTAAAGACAGGAGTGCACATTTTCATGTGGTATCGTTCATAAGAATAGCAGACGATAAAATCATTTCAATGGATGAGTATTGGGCAGATGATGACGTTGCTCCCCAATGGAGATTAGATAAACACATCGGCACGACGATCAAGTGCCAAGATTAAATTAATCAATAAAACTCCTAACAGAACATCAACCATCTGTCTGTTACCCATCAATCCTCACACAAGTACCCGTCTTGAAGGTCACCTCGATTGTTTCGTCGAGTACCAGTATTTTATCTACAAACTGTCTGACCAGTTTGTCTTCAAATTCTAAAGTCTCTACGTCCTGGGTTTGGATAAACTGCTCAATAGATTGTAGATTTTTCTTATGATTTTCTTTGCCGGCTTCTTCTTGAAGAACTCTTTCTTTCTCATCTTTTAGGGCGTAAATCTTTTCTGCCAAATCGTTGTACTCTTCTTTTGAGGAAGTGCGGGCGATAAGTTGAAGTTGAAGCTGATCCAACTCTTCCTCGATATCGAACAGGGAGCGACTGTTTTTTGCCCCCATGCCTTCTTCAATTGCTAGCATCAAACGGTTCAAGAATTCTTTCTTATCGGTAAGCATTTTCTTGAAGGAGGTCATGGTTGTGAGAATAAGATCATCTTCAGGAAGAGTCCTTGCGGTGCACTTAGTACCTCTATTTTCCAGCCGACTGACGCATCGCCAGACAATTGACTTTTTGCCTCGGTTGTTCCAATGAACCCGGCGAAAGATATCACCACAGTTTCCACAGACTACAATATTAGAAAAGCAATTGTTGGAGCTGTAGCTTCTTTTCACGCCGTTTTTACCTCGTTTTCCGCTTTGCCTTCGGAGCATTTCTTCCTGTACAGCATAAAAAATATTTTTGGGGATGATCGCTTCGTGATGATCTTCTACATAGTATTGGGGCACTTCACCTGTATTCTTAACTCTGTGTTTACTTAAAAAATCTACAGTGTAGGTTTTTTGTAAGAGGGCATCGCCTATGTATTTTTCATTTTGCAGGATTTTTCGAATGGTTGTATCATACCATTTTGTCTTTCCAGCACCCGTTAAAATGCCATCTTTTTCTAAGTTTTTAGCAATCGCATAGGGGGACTGTCCTTCCAAATACTCCCGATAAATACGGCGGATAATTTCTGCTTCTTCAGGAATGATGATGAGTCCTCCTTCTTCGTCTTTTCCATAACCCAAAAAACGATTATGGTTCACGAGGACTTTTCCTTGTTGGTAGCGGTATTGGAGCCCTAGTTTGACATTTTGTGAAAGGGACTGACTTTCCTGCTGAGCTAGGGAAGCCATGATAGTCAGAAGGACTTCTCCCTTAGAGTCCATGGTGTTAATAGACTCTTTCTCGAAATAGACGGGAATGTTCTTCTCCTTAAGCTTTCGGATGTAGCGAAGGCAGTCTAATGTGTTTCGGGCAAAGCGGGAGATGGATTTAGTAATGATGAAATCGATTTTTCCATCCATCGCATCCTCAATCATCCGTAGAAATTCCAGACGTTCTTTTGTACGGGTGCCGGATATTCCATCGTCGGCATAAATCCCGGCAAGAGTCCATCCTTCATGGTCGTTAATGTAGTCAGTATAGTGATTTATCTGTGCATCGTAGCTTAGGTTTTGCTCTTCCGTCTCCGTAGAGACACGACAGTAGGCTGCCACTCGGAGCTTTTCTTTTTCTCTGGATGAGTGATGCCTCTGTGGTTTTGCAGGTATGATCATCACGTTATTCTTTTTCATGTACT
The sequence above is a segment of the Candidatus Cloacimonadota bacterium genome. Coding sequences within it:
- a CDS encoding recombinase family protein, whose product is MKKNNVMIIPAKPQRHHSSREKEKLRVAAYCRVSTETEEQNLSYDAQINHYTDYINDHEGWTLAGIYADDGISGTRTKERLEFLRMIEDAMDGKIDFIITKSISRFARNTLDCLRYIRKLKEKNIPVYFEKESINTMDSKGEVLLTIMASLAQQESQSLSQNVKLGLQYRYQQGKVLVNHNRFLGYGKDEEGGLIIIPEEAEIIRRIYREYLEGQSPYAIAKNLEKDGILTGAGKTKWYDTTIRKILQNEKYIGDALLQKTYTVDFLSKHRVKNTGEVPQYYVEDHHEAIIPKNIFYAVQEEMLRRQSGKRGKNGVKRSYSSNNCFSNIVVCGNCGDIFRRVHWNNRGKKSIVWRCVSRLENRGTKCTARTLPEDDLILTTMTSFKKMLTDKKEFLNRLMLAIEEGMGAKNSRSLFDIEEELDQLQLQLIARTSSKEEYNDLAEKIYALKDEKERVLQEEAGKENHKKNLQSIEQFIQTQDVETLEFEDKLVRQFVDKILVLDETIEVTFKTGTCVRIDG
- a CDS encoding nuclear transport factor 2 family protein encodes the protein MNVYNFWKAVLTQDEQTLRMYFHEDASVNWHCTNEHFSVDEFLIANCEYPGDWDGKVERLEVLDDLLITVTKVYSKDRSAHFHVVSFIRIADDKIISMDEYWADDDVAPQWRLDKHIGTTIKCQD
- the rlmD gene encoding 23S rRNA (uracil(1939)-C(5))-methyltransferase RlmD, whose protein sequence is THDLVDLFHCQLHGEVALDIVNVVRELILRDGVSIYDEQQHRGTLRHLVVREGFSSKQLMLIFVVNDKEADDVIRSWIPLLKRVVQKRGMALQSVWINDMDTKGNRILSSNYRLSEGEESITETINGVSYNISPDSFFQVNPIQAAVLFDQVVKMAALQPDEKVLDLYSGVGALALQLASAAQNDPSISITGVDLVPLAILDAKENARINNLKKLHFIAEDATSWLNDYENDPDKKPFDVIVVDPPRKGLDPEAIDVMNRSGAKRIVYVSCNPSTLARDLSLLSDMYSVSRVQPVDMFPRTMHVETVVLMSRNG